One window of the Eucalyptus grandis isolate ANBG69807.140 chromosome 8, ASM1654582v1, whole genome shotgun sequence genome contains the following:
- the LOC104434864 gene encoding peptidyl-prolyl cis-trans isomerase FKBP43-like gives MALFLVQEKKREENRDAAEEIKCSAIFKNHAFPSQMVDGPRLARTGIEVKPGKPYTQKPNGSRLRISQGTLGTGVATTKSTVQCNVGNATPVFICSLLPGKEESAQINLEFEEAQQVIFSVLGVRSVHLTGYYVRKGREFDDDSESYGEDIADTETDISEDDDKYEDSFINDGGVEFLPPSPMLNKSESDEEDFFVSSLLKKKSYAKDSEINVPVVVIESPLDVVKKKGKQDGSTTMKSSEPLPPVVGIEPGSTAMKMKSKLRIVEGEMQNQAWQEDKEPKAEDPSKERSAVEIKQALSRENCKKSKKKKRKDNSLPHQNPGARSSEPDGEDFFVSSLLKKMSSAKDSETQIPDVVMDTPLDVARKKQKQDGNTAVKCSESLSPAVDGKPGSSANKIKRKLQFMEEEMQNQACQEDKEPKADDPTQK, from the exons ATGGCGCTCTTTCTTGTTCAAGAGAAGAAGCGCGAAGAGAATCGGGATGCTGCGGAGGAGATTAAATGCTCCGCAATTTTCAAGAATCATGCTTTCCCTTCTCAAATGGTTGATGGTCCTCGCTTAGCACGCACAG GGATTGAAGTGAAACCCGGCAAGCCTTATACTCAGAAGCCAAATGGGTCGAGGCTTCGCATCTCCCAG GGGACACTCGGGACTGGTGTTGCCACCACCAAGAGCACGGTGCAATGCAATGTGGGCAATGCGACTCCTGTATTTATATGCTCCTTGCTTCCGGGAAAAGAAGAATCTGCTCAGATAAATTTGGAATTCGAGGAAGCCCAGCAAGTCATTTTTTCTGTTCTCGGTGTTCGCAGTGTTCACCTCACAGGTTACTACGTGCGAAAGGGTCGAGAATTTGATGATGACTC AGAGTCCTACGGAGAAGATATTGCAGACACTGAGACAGATATTTCTGAGGACGACGACAAGTATGAAGATAGCTTTATCAATGATGGTGGTGTTGAATTCCTTCCACCTTCTCCTATGCTGAATAAATCAG aatccgatgaggaagaTTTCTTTGTATCCTCTCTACTTAAGAAAAAGTCTTATGCGAAGGACTCAGAAATAAATGTCCCAGTTGTAGTCATTGAATCTCCTTTAGATGTTGTCAAGAAGAAGGGAAAGCAAGATGGAAGCACCACCATGAAATCATCTGAACCTTTGCCTCCTGTTGTTGGCATTGAACCTGGAAg CACtgcaatgaaaatgaagagTAAATTGCGTATTGTGGAGGGAGAGATGCAGAATCAAGCATGGCAGGAAGATAAGGAACCAAAAGCTGAGGATCCGAGTAAGGA GAGATCTGCTGTTGAAATTAAGCAAGCTCTAAGTAGAGAGAATTGCAAGaagtccaaaaaaaagaaaaggaaggacaATAGCTTGCCCCATCAGAATCCTGGAGCCCGGTCGTCAGAACCTGATGGTGAAGATTTCTTCGTATCTTCTCTACTTAAGAAAATGTCTTCTGCGAAGGACTCGGAGACTCAGATCCCAGATGTAGTCATGGACACACCGCTAGATGTTGCcaggaagaagcaaaagcaaGATGGAAACACTGCCGTGAAATGTTCTGAAAGTTTGTCTCCTGCTGTTGACGGCAAACCTGGAAG CTctgcaaataaaataaagaggaaattgCAGTTCATGGAGGAAGAGATGCAAAATCAAGCATGTCAGGAAGATAAAGAACCAAAAGCCGACGATCCAACTCAGAAGTGA